The genomic DNA TACAGCACTGAGCGGTAAAACGGGTGTTGAAGTGCGTTATTCCACTACAATCCGTAAAGATCTAATCTATGCAGCGCAAATAGAAGAAGCTCAGGGCATTATTCCTGCTGGCGTATTGCGTGTTGCTATTCCGGCATCTTCGGCAAGCGAGCGTTTAAACAGGCTTGAAGCGGGGATGATATGGGTATTTATTTTTACCACGTTCGGCACTGTTCTTTTCGGATACCTTGTTACAAGACCATTCCTTATTTCTATCCGACGGCTGGCAAGTACAGCACAATCAATTGGACTTGGTCAGTATCAGCGGAGAATCCGCACGTATCCGGGAACAGAGTTTGAACCTCTAGTCACTGCGATCAACGACATGGCGCAGAATATCGAAATGCATCTGCGGATGGTTGTTGATCAGAAAAACCGTCTGGAAGCTGTGTTTGACGGGATGACGGAAGGCGTTATGGTGCTGGATGAACGCGGCAGGATTCATTCCTGCAATACAGCGTTTATTACTATGTTGCGTTGTATGGATGGTTGTGAAGGCAGAAGTGTTATCGAAGCCACAATGCAGCCGGACTTGCAGCAGGCAGTGGATGATATTCTGGCATCTCCTATTCCTAAAAATGCTAATCTGGTTCTGGAATTACCGGATTCAGTCTATCTTTCTGTGAACCTTGTACCGTTCCGTGATCGTCAGGAAGCCCGAAAAATGGTTCTGGTCTTTCATGATGTGAGTGAGCGTGAGCAATTGGAGCGGGTACGTCGCGACTTTGTGGCGAATGTTTCCCATGAGCTTAAGACGCCGCTTACGAGTATTAAGGGATACGCAGAGACGTTGATTGATGCGCCAGAGGCTCCGCATTCCACAGCGGTGAAGTTTCTCAATACGATTTTACGTAATGCTGACCATATGACCAAAATGGTGAACTCATTACTTGTGCTTGCTCGTTCACAACATAATAAAGATAGCAGTCAGCTAACAGCTGTTGATGGTGGTGGAGTTGTAGAAGAGACTGTGCGCGATATGCTGCCTGCGGCTCAGGAAAAGAATATTACGCTTCAATATCATGTCGAAAAGGATGATATCGACGTTATTGCGGATGCTGACGGGCTGGGTGAGGTGTTGCGTAACCTTATAGATAACGCAATTAAGTATAGTCCTCGAGAATCAACCGTCTCTGTCGGTTTGCATTTACGCGACGGGCTGGCATCTTTTAGCGTACGTGATGAAGGTTCCGGTATTCCAGCAGAGAGTCAGAGTAGAATTTTCGAACGATTCTACAGACTCGAAAATGAAGAATCGCCAGTGGCGAAAGATGGAAGTGCCGGACTTGGACTTGCCATTTGTCGCAGGATCATTCGGTCTTATGGCGGCGACATCTGGGTTG from Halodesulfovibrio sp. MK-HDV includes the following:
- a CDS encoding ATP-binding protein, which produces MNNYSIRNRLLTGMFLLLMVALIPPFYYFDSSLRTDILRDAKGRAVTYLNTVAWTTHGNTFTSIQEFDGWLKALSRHLNVRVTYIAEGNVIADTNVPYAEISQLPSHASRPEVLTALSGKTGVEVRYSTTIRKDLIYAAQIEEAQGIIPAGVLRVAIPASSASERLNRLEAGMIWVFIFTTFGTVLFGYLVTRPFLISIRRLASTAQSIGLGQYQRRIRTYPGTEFEPLVTAINDMAQNIEMHLRMVVDQKNRLEAVFDGMTEGVMVLDERGRIHSCNTAFITMLRCMDGCEGRSVIEATMQPDLQQAVDDILASPIPKNANLVLELPDSVYLSVNLVPFRDRQEARKMVLVFHDVSEREQLERVRRDFVANVSHELKTPLTSIKGYAETLIDAPEAPHSTAVKFLNTILRNADHMTKMVNSLLVLARSQHNKDSSQLTAVDGGGVVEETVRDMLPAAQEKNITLQYHVEKDDIDVIADADGLGEVLRNLIDNAIKYSPRESTVSVGLHLRDGLASFSVRDEGSGIPAESQSRIFERFYRLENEESPVAKDGSAGLGLAICRRIIRSYGGDIWVESPVNSTEGTGAAFIFTLKKAYRR